TCTACCAGCCCGGCCGGCGACTGACCCGCAACTGGTTCAACCCGGTCACCCGGCCGCGACTCGGCCCCGGTTTCTGGCTGCCGAACCGGGAGGGCGACTTCCTTGCCGTCAACGTGCCACCGCACAGCGGTGACACCGACCTGACCGGCTTCGACGGCGCGGCCACCGTGAAGTCCCGGCTCTACCAGAACGGGGTGCAGGTCGGCCGCGAGCAGCTGACGCAGGCGGTGCAGACCTTCGTGCCCGCCACCGACGGCGCGGCCGAGTACCGCTTCGAGCAGGAGAGCACCCTGCCGGCCGGCCCGTGGATCGCCCCCACGAGCACCCGGACGGCGTGGACCTTCCGCTCCGCGAAGCCGACGGTGGACGAGCCGGTGCTGCTGCCGCTGCTCCAGCTCGACTACCGGATCGACACCGATCTGACCGGTTCGGTGAAGGCCGGTGGCCAGCAGAAGATCGGACTCGTCGCCGTCCACGTCGACGGGGTGACCGGTGCGGGCAAGCCGGCCGGCGGCACGCTCAGTGTTTCCTACGACGACGGCGCCACCTGGCGGCCGGTGACCCTCGCGACCGACGGCACCGGTGCCTGGTCCGCGATGCTCAAGCACCCGTCGGCCGCCGGGTTCGTCTCGCTCAAGGCCACCGCCTGGGACGATGCCGGCAACAAGGTCGAGCAGGAGATCATCCGGGCGTACCGGATCCGCTGACCATCACGGCACGACCGCCCGGCATGGACCCGACCAGGGCCGTGCCGGGCGGCGCCCGTCCCGGCGGGCCGCCACGTGAGCTGCACATCGGTGGTCCTGCCGAATTCGGTGTCATGCGCGCAGGACGACTGCCGGCTCGTCGGCGAGCGTGGTCTTGCCGGCGGCGGGCGGTCCGTCGATGGCGACCCGAGTCAGGTGTACGACCGTGATGGACCCGACCGCCTCCTGCCAGGCGACCCAGAAACCGGACTTATGTGGACGAAAACTGACACGAGCGGGGGTCGCATCCCGCAGCACGACAGTGCTGATCCGTCCACCACGCGGCCCAGTGAACGGCCGAGAGTGCGGCTCGGTGACCGAGTCCGGGCGTCGAGCGGTCGTACCTTTCGATCAGCGGCACCATGCGTGCTCGCTTTCCTGTGGCGCCCTTGTCGATCAGACCGCCGGGCCCCGGTGTGGTCTGCCGGCGCACGGTCTCCATCCCTTGTCTTCCGGTCGTTCTCGCCCCGGTCGCCGGGCACCTCGCCGATCCGCGCCGCCACCCGGACCAGCACGGCAACCCTCTTCTTGACGGTCGACCGGCTTCAGTACGGTTAGGGTCCAGCGTCTGCTCCAGACTGCGCCGCGCCAGCGTCATCACGCTCTCCGACGAGCGGTCGAGTCAGTTGTTCTCGCAACGGCAGCATGGCCGACACGTCTGCCGCGCACTCCCTGCCACCAGCCAGCTGATCCGGTCACTGAGGTCCTCGCTCGCGAGATCATCGAGGCTCTCACCAGCCGCGTTCGCGGCGCCCGCGGCCGCCGCCGTCGCGCTGGAGGCCGCCTCGGGAACCGACACGAGCGCCTGCCTACAGATGTCGGTTTACGAGTCCAACGGGCCATGATGAGCCTATTGCTCCGCGACGTCGAGTTTCTCGATATGGGTGCCGGGCACGTCGGCATCAACCGACGGGGTGCCGGCTCCTGTAGCGTCCGATCGTTCGACACCTCGCGACCGCAGAGGAGTGCCGCCATGATAGGTGGGCCTTCCGCGCCGGGGCTGGTGGGACGGGGAGCGGAGCTCGCCGAGCTCGCGGACTTCCTGCGCACGGCAGCCGAATCCGGCGGCGTCGAGCTGGTCACCGGCGACCCCGGCGTGGGCAAGTCCTCGCTGCTCGAGGCCGCGGTCCGCGCTGCGGCGGCGACGACCGGGTTCCGGGTGCTGCGGGCGTCGGGCGTGGAGTTCGAGGCCGACCTCGGGTACGCCGGTCTCCACCAGCTGCTCCTGCCGGTCGCCGACGCCATCGACGAGCTCCCGGACCGCCACGGCGCGACTCTCCGCGCAGCCCTCGGCCTCGGCTCGGAAGGCACGCCCGACCTGCTCGGGCTGACCACGGCGACGGTCGCCCTGCTGGGGCACCTGTCGCGCGATCGCCCGCTCCTGATCGTCGTCGACGACCTCCAGTGGGTCGACCGCGCCAGTCTCCTCCTGCTCAGCGTGGTCGCCCGGCGGCTCAACGGTTTCGCCGTCGCCCTGCTGCTGGCCCAGCGATCGGGGCACGAGACGTTCTTCGACCGGGCGTCGATCCCCACCCTGGAGCTGTCGCCCCTCTCCGACGACGACGCGGATGCGCTGCTGCGGGTGAGCCACCCGAACCTGCTGCACCCATCGGTGCGCAAGCGGATCGTTGCCGAGGCGGGCGGCAACCCGCTCGCCCTGATCGAGCTCCCCCGCGGATTGACCGCCACGCAGGAGACGGCCGTCGACACGCTGCCGGCGACCCTGCCACACAGCGTGCGCCTGCGACGGCTCTTCGCGTCCCGGATCGCGGAGCTGCCCGAATCCTGCAGGCGGCTGCTGCTCCTGGCGGCGCTGCACCACGGGGACGACGCGGAGCTGGTCCAGATTGTGGCAGGATCCTCGGCCGACCTCGCGCCCTGCGAGGTCGCCGGTCTTGTGTCGATCCAGCCCGACCCTCGACGGGTGCGATTCAGTCATCCGCTCGTCAGGGCTGCGGTCGTCGACCAGGCCACCGATCCTGAACGTCGCGCCGCCCACCGGCGTCTGGCCGAGCTGACCCACGACCGCCACGTCCGGGCGCTGCACCTCGCCGACTCCACCCTCGGAACCGACGACCACATCGCGGGGCTGCTCGACGGCGTAGCCGACGCCGCCCTGAGCCGTGGCGCCGCAGATCGGGCCGTCGCCGTGCTCCTGCGCGCCGCGGACCTGACCTCGGGAGGACCGGCAAGGGCCCGACGACTGGCCGCCGCAGCGTACCTCGGTGCCAACGTCACCGGGAGCCTCGCCGGCGCCTCCGCGCTGCTCGCGCGGGCTCGCTCGGCCGACCCGGACGCAACCGAGACACTCCAGATGGCGACCGCTGCGGCGGCCCACCTGCTCAACACCGACGGTGGTGTGGAGACCGCGCACCGCATGCTGACCCGCGCCCTCGCCCCCTCACCCACAGAGCCCGGGAGTCGAACCACGGGACTCCACGAGTGCCCCTTCTGCCGTCAGCCTTTCGCGGACGCGGACGACCTGCGCCATCACCTCGAGGGTGTGGTGAACAACGCGGTGCACACCCTGATGGTGGTGTGTGCGTTCGGAGGCCGCGAGGACCTGTGGTCCGGCTTCACCGAGACGGTCACCAGGCTGGCGCCCTGGCTCTCCCCGGTGCTCCGCCTGGCGGCGACCACGTTCGCCGACCCGGCGAGGGCGACCCCCGGGCAGCTGGCCGAGCTCGACGGGTTGGTGGCCGCTGCCGACAAGAGCACCAACCCCGTGGAGGTGCTCGAGGTCGCGATGGCCGGGCAGTACGTCGACCGGACTCCGGCCGCCGCCCTCGACCGGGTGGTGCAGGCCGGTCGTGCCGGTGGCCCGGCGACCCTTGCGGCCCAGGCCCTCCTGATGCAGGCCACAACGGCCGTCCACGAAGGCCGGTGGGCGGATGCGGCGGCGCTCGTCGACGAGGGTCTCGCGCTCTGCGCGCAGCACGACCTGCGATTGCTGGAGTGGGGCCTGCTGATCCCGCGGATGATCTTGGACGCGGCCCGGGGTGACATCGACGACCTCGCGCGGGTGCGCGACCGGATGCACCAGTGGGCTCTGCCTCGGCAGATGCTGGCTGCCCGGACCGTGACCGCGAACGCCGATGGGTTGGCGGCGCTCAGCGTGGGCCGGTTCGTCGAGGCCTATACCGCGTACTGCACGATCGCCGAGCCCGGCCGCTTGCGACCCTATGCACACGTGCTGGTCGGGAACCCGCTGGACGTGGTGGAGGCAGCGGTGCGTAGCGGGCACCTCGACGAGGCGCGCCGGCACGCCGCGGTGATGGCGTCGACGCTCGCTCCGATCTCGCCGCGGCTGGCCTTCCAGTCGGCCGCGGCGGCGGCCCTGGCCGCGCCGGTGGAGGACTACGCCGAGGTCTTCGACCGGGTGGTCGACGACCCGGACTCGGCGCGGTGGCCGTTCCACCTGGCTCGGGTGGAGCTCGCCTATGGCGAGCGTCTGCGGGTCGACCGTGCGATGCGGCGCGCGCGACCGCATCTCGAACGCGCGTGTGAGCTCTTCCACGCGCTCGAGGCCTCGCCCTGGGTCGAGCGCGCCGAGGCGGGCCTCCGGGCGACCGGGCGCACGCGGCTCGCCGCGTCTGCCGACACTGCCACCCGACTGACCCCTCAGGAGGCTCAGGTCGCCTTCCTGGCCGCGACCGGCCTGAGCAACCGGGAGATCGGGGAGCGGCTGACGTTGTCCCCCCGCACTGTGGGGGCCCACCTGTACCGCGTGTTCCCGAAGCTCGGGGTGACCTCGCGGGCCGGCCTGCGTGATGCCCTGTCCGGGCACGAGGACACCCCTTGAGAGTGACACGGGTCCGGCCATGGTGAGGTGCACCGGCCCTCGATGCGACATCGTCAGGCGTCCGCCCTCAACGCGGCCATAACAGTGTGTCGCCGCCCGCCCGCGAACCGGCCGATCGCGCACGCCTGAGGTGTCTATCCGTCGGGAGAGGACCGGCGACCGAACACCTGCCGGGCTCGGCTGGGCGGGTCGAGGAGCAGGTCGACCACGAGCGCCGTCCATCCGGTCTGGTGGCTGGCCCCGAGTCCCGCGCCGTTGTCGCCGTGGAAGTACTCGTAGAAGAGAAGGTTGTCCTTCCAGGCAGGGTCGTCGGCGAGGAGCGGCTGACCGCCGAAGACCGGGCGCCGCCCTGACCGGTCGGGCAGCCAGATGCCGACGAGGCGGTCGGCGAGGTCGGCAGCCACCTCGCGGAGCGTGTGCTGGTGGCCGGAGCCGGTGGGGTGCTCCACGGTGAACTCGGAGCCCAGCAGCTCGTCGTAGAGCAGCAGCGAGCGCACCACGAGGTGGTTCGTCGGCATCCAGACCGGTCCTCGCCAGTTCGAGTTCCCGCCGTACATGGGGGTGGTGGACTCGGCCGGCTCGTAGTCGATGGCGGCGCCAGGCGGCCCGGGCATGACATACGGCTCGAGGTGCCTCCGGGACAGGGAGCGTAGCCCGTGCGGCGACAGGAAGGCCTGCTCGTCGAGGAGGTGGGCCAGCGTCCGGCGAGCCTGGTCCGGGGTCACCAGCGAGACCACGGCACGGTGCACGCCACCGGACTCGCGGACCGGGAAGAACTGGCCCTCGTCGCGCTCGGAGGCATTGAGGCGGCGCGCCGCGGCCTTGCGCAGCGTGGCGAGCCGCTGCACCCGGTCGAGGGGCACCCCCGCGGTGGCCAGGACGGGGATGACGCCGGCCAGGGTCTGCACCTTGATCGGCGTGCTGTTGCCGGCCGCGTCGATGAGCCGGTCGTAGAAGAAGCCGTCGTCCGCGTCGTAGAGACCGGAGCCCTTCAGCGCTTCGGAGATCATGGCGAACTGTTCGAGGAACTTCACCACCATGTCGTCGTAGACCGGGTTCTCGGCCGCGAGCAGCAGAGCCAGTATCGACATGGTCAAGGAGTAGGCGGCCATCCATGCGGTGCCGTCCGCCTGCTCGATCCGTACGCCGTCGGGGAGGTGCGACCGGTCGACGGGACTGATGTTGTCCAAGCCGAGGAAGCCACCGCCGAAGAGGTTGTTGCCGTCCGGGTCCTGGCGGTTGAGCCACCAGGTGAAGTTCAGCAGGAGCTTCTGGAAGACCCGCTCCAGGAACACCGTGTCGGTGGACCCGTCGATGACGAACACCCGCAGCGCCGCGAGCGCGTGCACGGGCGGGTTCACGTCGTCGAAGCTCCACTCGTACGCCGGCAGGGCGCCGTTGGGGTGCTGGAACCACTCGCGCAGCAGGACGGTGAGCTGGTACTTTGCGAACGCCGGGTCCAGGTGGGCCCAGGCGATCGCGTGGAAGGCGAGGTCCCACGCGGCGAACCAGGGGTATTCCCACGGGTCCGGCATCGCCAGCACGTCGAAGGCGTCGAGGTGGCGCCAGCCTGCGTTGCGGATGTGCCGGTGCGATTCCGGCGGGGGAGGGCCGGCGGGATCCCCGTCGAGCCATCGGCCGACCCGGTAGGGGTACATCTGTTTGCTCCAGACCAGACCTGCGGCCGCCTGCCGGAGCACGCGCATCCGCTCCTCGTCGAGGTCCCGTCCGAGGGCGGCGTAGAACTCGTCGGCGTCGCGGCGCCGTGCCGCGAGCACCCGGTCGGCTGCCTGGTCGTCCCAGGGCGACGCGGCCTGCGGCCGGTGGAGGCGGAGACGGACGTGCGTCGTCCCGCCGGCCGGCACCGTGATCCGGTACCAGAAGGCCGCCTTCGTGCCCTGCTGGCTCGGGTTCACAGTGTCGGCACCGCCGACGACGTGGTCGTTGATCCCGTCCTTCGGAAATGCAGTGACAGTGGGTGCGCCGTACAGACGCCGCAGGTTCGTCTCGTTGTCGCAGAAGAGCGCCTGGGGCGGGCCGCCGTCGGGCGCGGGAGCGGCCTGGAGACGGTAGCCACCCAGCCGAGGGTGGTCGACCATGATGGAGTCCCCGTCGAGGGACAGGCCCGGCAGGTCGGTGCGCCCCGTCCAGCGCCACGTGTTCCGGAACCAGAGCGTGGGCAGGACGTGCAGGGTCGCCTCCTCGGGCCCGTGGTTCGTGGCGGAGATCGACATGTAGAGGTCGGTGGACGAGTCCTTGGCGTAGGTGACGTCAACGGACCAGTAGCGCCCGTCGTCGAAGATGCCGGTGTCCATGAGTTCGAACTCGAAGTCCCTGAGCCCGCGGCGCGCGTTCTCGTCGATGAGCCGCTGGTAGGGGAACTCCGCCTGCGGGTAGTGGTAGCGCCACTGGAGCAGAGCGTGGCTGGGCAGGCCCTCCAGGTACCACCAGTACTCTTTGGCGTCCTCGCCGTGGTTGCCCTGCGGCCCGGTGAGGCCGAACATGCGCTCCTTGAGGATGGGGTCTCGGCCGTTCCACAGCGCGAGGCCCAGGCACAGCTCGTGGCGGATGTCGGAGATCCCCGCCATGCCGTCCTCGTTCCAGCGGTAGGCCCGCGACCTCGCGTGGTCGTGCGGGAACGACGACCACGCGTTGCCGTCCGCGCTGTAGTCCTCGCGCACCGTGCCCCAGGCGCGCTCGGAGAGGTAGGGGCCCCACTCGTACCACGGGTTCGCTGCGAACAGGTCGTCCTCGGCCTTGCCGGTGGCCTCGGCCAGGCGGCGGTGCTCGGCGGTGTCGGCGCGGGTCATGAGGCCTCTTCTCCTGCGGGTGTCGGCTCGTCGACGTGGAACAGGTGCCAGCCCCAGGTCGGCAGCTCGACGTAGCGCTCGTGGTTGACGTCGTGGCCGGTGCGGTCCCAGTTGACGTAGCAGCGGTCCAAGCCCTGCTGCTGCAGCGCGAACTCTCGACCTCGATAGGCCTCGGCGACGAACAGGAAGCCCGGGGCCGTTCGGTGGGCGGCGCGCGGGTGGTTCCGCGCGCCGCCCACTGTCGGTGGTGGGCATGGTGTTAGCCGACTGGGTGCAGGGGCGTGTCGGTGGTGGCCGCGGCGACGGTGGTGCTCGCCTTGTTGAGGCGTTGGGGTAGTTTCTTCACCTCGATCGCGGCCACGATCTCCAGGGCGCCGTACAGCATCCAGGCGAACCCGATGGCCAGCACCGCGGCGATGAGGGTGATGTCCGGTCGGCTCAGCAGGTAGAGCGCGACGAGGGCCTCGACGATGCCCATCACCAGCACCACCCCCCAGTACGGCAGGTATCTGCGACTGCTGATCGCCCCGACGATGGCCGAGCTCCCGCGAAACAGCAACAGCCAGCCGATGGACAGAGCCACCACCAGCAGCGTCGGACCGGGCCACACGAACACGCCGATACCGACGAAGATCTCGACCAGGCCGATCACCACCGACCAGGTCCGTAGCGAACCATCGACCGGGATGCTGAACATCGTGAACGCGCCGCGGATGACCAGCAGCGTCCCCACGAAGACGACCAGATCGCCGACGGTCCAGGGGATGAAGAAGGTGAGGCAGCCGGCCACCAGGCTGACCACCCCGCTCACCAGCAGCACCCACCATCCCTTACTGATCGTGTCGACCTGCGCCCGGGTCCAGCTACGCAGCTCGTCGATCGGACTTGTCACCATCATCAGGTTCTCCTCCCCGCGCCGCTCAACTCGCCGGCTGCGCCGCGGCGAGCTCGTCAGCCCTCTTCTGCGCGAGGACGGCGTCGAGCACGGCGTACTCCGCCTCCTCCACCGCCGCCAGGGTGTAGTCGATCAGGTAGGACGCGTACTCGACGGCGTCCTCGGCGTCGCGCTGCGCCGCCTTGAGGTCGTGCTGTTCCTTCTTCTGCTCGACCCGCTCACGCATCCGGGCGATGTGCTCGTCCCACGCCCGACCCATGTCGGTCCACCACGCCGCCACCTCCGCCTCACGGGCGTCCAGCGCCTTACCCAGCGCCACCGCGTCCGCGTCCGACGTCGCACGCGCCGCCTGCACCTCACGCTGAAGCTCGTCACGCGCCTTGTCACCAGCGGCAACCGCACGAATCTCCAACGCCTTCGTACGAGCAGCAAGCTGACTGAGCTGATCTGACAATGCCATCTCTAATGCCTCCAAGACTGGGTTGGTTCCACCAGTCTTCAGCCAGACACGACCACCTAACATCCGACGGGCGACTGCATCACGCCCACCCCACTACCTAAGTGTGCTGTCCAGGGTCTGCTGCACCGATAGGTGACACCTGAGATGGCTTGCCCTGTGGGTGGGAAGGATGTTGCTGTGCCCAAGCCCTATTGCCGAGAGTTCCGCGATGACGTTGTGCGTGTCGCTCGTGACCGCGAGCCAGGCGTGACGGTCGAGCAGATCGCGAAGGACTTCGGCGTGCACCCGATGACGTTGTTCAAGTGGCTGCGCCAGGCCAACGTCGACGCCGCGCCCGGGACGGCCGGCAGCGAGTCGGCCGAGCTGCGGGAGGCGCGTAAGCGGATCAGGTTGTTGGAGCAGGAGAACGAGGTCCTGCGCCGGGCTGCTGCCTACTTGTCGCAGGCGCATCTGCCGGGAAAAGGCTCTACCCGCTCGTGAGCGAGTTGGCCGCTGACGGGATCCCCGTGGCGGTGACGTGCCGGGTATTGAAGATCGCTCGTCAGCCCTACTACCGGTGGCGTGCCCGCCGTGTCACCGACGCCGAACTGGTGGCGGCGTATCGGACGGACGTGTTTTTCGACGCTCACCGCAATGATCCGGAGTTCGGCTACCGGTTCCTGGCCGATGAGGCCCGCGCTGCCGGCCAGCCGATGGTCGAGCGCACCGCCTGGAAGATCTGCTCTGGCATGGGCTGGTTCAGCGCGTTCAGCAAGCGCAAGCGTCGGGGCAAGGGCGGCAAGGTCGGTCCGCCGGTGCACGACGATCTGGTGCGCCGCGACTTCACCGCCGATGGCCCGAACCGGTTGTGGCTGGCCGACATCACCGAGCACCGTACCGGTGAGGGCAAGCTCTACCTGTGCGCGATCAAGGACGTGTGGTCCCACCGGATCGTCGGCTACTCCATCGACTCACGAATGAAGTCGAGGCTGGCCGTCAACGCCCTGCACAACGCCGTAGCCCGCCGTGGTGACGTGGCCGGCTGCGTGCTGCACACCGACCGCGGCTCGCAATTTCGAAGCCGGAAATTCGTCCATGCCCTTAACCAGCACCACATGACCGGGTCGATGGGCAGGGTCGGCGCCGCCGGCGACAACGCCGCCATGGAGTCGTTCTTCGGCCTGCTGCAGAACAACGTCCTCGACCGCCGAACCTGGACGACCCGGCAGCAGTTGAGGACCGCGATCGTGACCTGGATCGAGCGGACCTACCACCGCCGCCGACGCCAACGATCCCTGTCCCGGTTGACCCCCGTCGAGTACGAGACCATCATGACCCGACCGGCCAGTCAGGCCGCGTGACTACGACTGTCACCTATCGGTGCAGCAGACCCCTCTTAGGTAGTGGGGTGGGCGTGATGCAGTCGCCCGTCGGATGTTAGGTGGTCGTGTCTGGCTGAAGACTGGTGGAACCAACCCAGTCTTGGAGGCATTAGAGATGGCATTGTCAGATCAGCTCAGTCAGCTTGCTGCTCGTACGAAGGCGTTGGAGATTCGTGCGGTTGCCGCTGGTGACAAGGCGCGTGACGAGCTTCAGCGTGAGGTGCAGGCGGCGCGTGCGACGTCGGACGCGGACGCGGTGGCGCTGGGTAAGGCGCTGGACGCCCGTGAGGCGGAGGTGGCGGCGTGGTGGACCGACATGGGTCGGGCGTGGGACGAGCACATCGCCCGGATGCGTGAGCGGGTCGAGCAGAAGAAGGAACAGCACGACCTCAAGGCGGCGCAGCGCGACGCCGAGGACGCCGTCGAGTACGCGTCCTACCTGATCGACTACACCCTGGCGGCGGTGGAGGAGGCGGAGTACGCCGTGCTCGACGCCGTCCTCGCGCAGAAGAGGGCTGACGAGCTCGCCGCGGCGCAGCCGGCGAGTTGAGCGGCGCGGGGAGGAGAACCTGATGATGGTGACAAGTCCGATCGACGAGCTGCGTAGCTGGACCCGGGCGCAGGTCGACACGATCAGTAAGGGATGGTGGGTGCTGCTGGTGAGCGGGGTGGTCAGCCTGGTGGCCGGCTGCCTCACCTTCTTCATCCCCTGGACCGTCGGCGATCTGGTCGTCTTCGTGGGGACGCTGCTGGTCATCCGCGGCGCGTTCACGATGTTCAGCATCCCGGTCGATGGTTCGCTACGGACCTGGTCGGTGGTGATCGGCCTGGTCGAGATCTTCGTCGGTATCGGCGTGTTCGTGTGGCCCGGTCCGACGCTGCTGGTGGTGGCTCTGTCCATCGGCTGGCTGTTGCTGTTTCGCGGGAGCTCGGCCATCGTCGGGGCGATCAGCAGTCGCAGATACCTGCCGTACTGGGGGGTGGTGCTGGTGATGGGCATCGTCGAGGCCCTCGTCGCGCTCTACCTGCTGAGCCGACCGGACATCACCCTCATCGCCGCGGTGCTGGCCATCGGGTTCGCCTGGATGCTGTACGGCGCCCTGGAGATCGTGGCCGCGATCGAGGTGAAGAAACTACCCCAACGCCTCAACAAGGCGAGCACCACCGTCGCCGCGGCCACCACCGACACGCCCCTGCACCCAGTCGGCTAACACCATGCCCACCACCGACAGTGGGCGGCGCGCGGAACCACCCGCGCGCCGCCCACCCGAAACACCCGGCGAGCACCATCCTGCGATCGTGGCCCAGCTCCAGGAACGAGCCGAGAGCGCTCAGCTCAGACTCTCCGACCGGATCACCGCGTTCGCCGGATCGATGCAGTTCGTCTACCTGCACGCTGCGCTGTTCGCCGCGTGGATGATCGTCTTCGAGAAGAGTCCGTGGCCGACGCTGACGCTCGCCGTCAGTCTGGAGGCGATCTTCCTGTCGACGTTCGTCATGATCGGCCAGAACCGGCAGGCCGCGTTCCAGCAGGCGAAGGCCGACAGCGACTACGCGAACGTCGACCAGCTGCTGGAGGAGAACGTCCGGCTCACCCGGCTGGTCCACCAGCTGACGGTCGAGGTCCACGAGCACGTCATCCGCGATTCGGAGTCGTGACGCCGGGACGATGGCGGGCGTCAGCGAAGCCCGCTGGGCCCCCAGGCGGGAAGACGTCCGGTGCGCCGAATGATGGCCCACGGCGTGCCGCCTGGCACGAGGCGCTAAGGCGGAAGCCGGGCACCCCGGACTGTGTCCCGTGAACACCGACATAGGTGGCCGTCGGCCCCTCCAACGAGTTGTACCGGTGAGGCGCGCCGTCGAGGCCGTGCTGGAAGGCGAGGACGCGCATGGCAGTGGACACGCAACCCCGACACGGTGTACGCGCCCCGCTGGTACTGACCGAGTACGAGGCCGGCCGTCGGAACCGGCGCCCCCTCGACGCCTTGATCCTCGGATCCATGGCGATTCTGGTGAGCCTCGCGGCCACGATCGCGCACTCCGCCCCCCGCGAGGACCAGGCGGTGGGGCAGGCGGTGGTCACCGTCCTCGGATGGGCCGAGAACGTGTGCCGTGCGGCGGTGCTCTGCGCACTCGTGCTCTCGGTGCTCCTCCTCCTGGTCATCGCCATGCGGCGGCGCTGGGCACTGCTCCGGGACGCGGCGATGGCGCTGGTCGTACTGGCCGGCACCGGCAGCGTCGTCGGGCGCATCGCCGGTGCTGACTGGCTGCCCATCGACGACGACCTGTGGTCACGATGGGGGTTCCCGGAATACCGGCTCGCGGCGGCCATCGCGATCCTGACAGTGGTCGGGCCCGAACTCGTTCGCCCTGTCCGTGCCGTTCTCGCCGGACTCGTCGTCGCTGCCGGCGTCGGCCAGCTCGCGATCGGATCAGCGCTGCCCTCCGGCGTCCTCGGCGCCGTGGCATTGGGCCTCGGCGCCGCAACGCTCGTCCGTCTCGTGTTCGGTTCCGCGGCCGGCGTCCCGCCGTCGGCGGAGGTTCGTGACTTGATGATCGAGGTCGGGGTCGAGCTCGACGACCTTCGACCGCTGGCGCGTCAGGAGATCGGGTCCGCGGTGTACGCCGGCCACGACCACAGCGGCCGTCCGGTCCGCGTCAGGATCCTCGGACGCGACGCCCAGGACACGCAGCGGCTCGCCCGGCGGTGGCACCTGTTGGCATACCGCGATCTGCGTCGCAGCGCCCCCGTGGGGCGTTTGGAGCAGGTCGAGCACGAGGCGTTGGCCACGCTCATGGCCAGCCGGGCGGGAGTGTGCGTTCCGGAGGTCGTCATCGCCGCGCTCGGAAGTGGGGGTGACGCTGGCCTGGTCACCCGACAGGCCGACCTCGATCCGCTCGAGCTGGTCCCGGGCGCCCAGGTCAACGACGAGACGCTCGTGCAGCTGTGGCGAGAGGTCGCGAGAATGCGCGGCGCAGGAATCTCGCATGGCCGGCTCAACGCGTCCCAGGTGATCGTCGATCACGAGGGTCGCCCAGTCATCGTCGGGCTTGCTGCCGCCACGATGGGCGCGCCGCAGCTGGCACTCGACATCGACGTGGCCGAGCTCCTCGTCTCCACCACCGTCCTGGTCGGCCCGGACCGCGCGCTGAAAGCGGCTGTCGGCGGTGCGGGCGTCAACGCCGTCAAGGGAGCGCTGCCCTACCTCCAACGCGCGGCGCTGACACCCCACACGCGCGAGCGCGCCAGGTCCCACGAGGTCGCACTCCGAGAACTGCGGAGTGCGGCGGCCGCAGCGGCGGGGACTGATCCAGTCGAGATCGCGCCGATGGCCAGGATCCGGCCACGCAACGTGCTGCTCACCGCCGCTGTGCTGTTCTCCGTCTACGCCCTCGTCGCGCAGCTGGCCGACTTCGGCTTTGCGGCTGTCGCCGACAACCTGCGGCATGCCCAGCCGGCGTGGGTCGTCGTCGCGCTCGTCGTCTCGACTTTCGGACTCGTTCCCGAGGCCATCTCGCTGCGCGGGACTGTGGCCACGCCACTACCGCTGCTTCCCTGCGTCGTCTTCAAGTCGGGGCTCAAGGTTGTCAGCCTCACCGTTCCCGGCCCGGCCGGCACGGTGGCGGCGACAGTGCGCTTCGTACAGCGTATGGGCGGAACCGCGACCGAGGCGGTCGCATCCGGAGCGGTCGACGACGTCGCGGAGAAGGTCGTCCAGATTCTCCTGGTCGTTCTCATGCTGCCGTTCGTGCGAGAGGGCCTCAGCCATGTCCATCTCG
The Micromonospora sp. R77 DNA segment above includes these coding regions:
- a CDS encoding AAA family ATPase, with amino-acid sequence MLRDVEFLDMGAGHVGINRRGAGSCSVRSFDTSRPQRSAAMIGGPSAPGLVGRGAELAELADFLRTAAESGGVELVTGDPGVGKSSLLEAAVRAAAATTGFRVLRASGVEFEADLGYAGLHQLLLPVADAIDELPDRHGATLRAALGLGSEGTPDLLGLTTATVALLGHLSRDRPLLIVVDDLQWVDRASLLLLSVVARRLNGFAVALLLAQRSGHETFFDRASIPTLELSPLSDDDADALLRVSHPNLLHPSVRKRIVAEAGGNPLALIELPRGLTATQETAVDTLPATLPHSVRLRRLFASRIAELPESCRRLLLLAALHHGDDAELVQIVAGSSADLAPCEVAGLVSIQPDPRRVRFSHPLVRAAVVDQATDPERRAAHRRLAELTHDRHVRALHLADSTLGTDDHIAGLLDGVADAALSRGAADRAVAVLLRAADLTSGGPARARRLAAAAYLGANVTGSLAGASALLARARSADPDATETLQMATAAAAHLLNTDGGVETAHRMLTRALAPSPTEPGSRTTGLHECPFCRQPFADADDLRHHLEGVVNNAVHTLMVVCAFGGREDLWSGFTETVTRLAPWLSPVLRLAATTFADPARATPGQLAELDGLVAAADKSTNPVEVLEVAMAGQYVDRTPAAALDRVVQAGRAGGPATLAAQALLMQATTAVHEGRWADAAALVDEGLALCAQHDLRLLEWGLLIPRMILDAARGDIDDLARVRDRMHQWALPRQMLAARTVTANADGLAALSVGRFVEAYTAYCTIAEPGRLRPYAHVLVGNPLDVVEAAVRSGHLDEARRHAAVMASTLAPISPRLAFQSAAAAALAAPVEDYAEVFDRVVDDPDSARWPFHLARVELAYGERLRVDRAMRRARPHLERACELFHALEASPWVERAEAGLRATGRTRLAASADTATRLTPQEAQVAFLAATGLSNREIGERLTLSPRTVGAHLYRVFPKLGVTSRAGLRDALSGHEDTP
- a CDS encoding glucosidase, yielding MTRADTAEHRRLAEATGKAEDDLFAANPWYEWGPYLSERAWGTVREDYSADGNAWSSFPHDHARSRAYRWNEDGMAGISDIRHELCLGLALWNGRDPILKERMFGLTGPQGNHGEDAKEYWWYLEGLPSHALLQWRYHYPQAEFPYQRLIDENARRGLRDFEFELMDTGIFDDGRYWSVDVTYAKDSSTDLYMSISATNHGPEEATLHVLPTLWFRNTWRWTGRTDLPGLSLDGDSIMVDHPRLGGYRLQAAPAPDGGPPQALFCDNETNLRRLYGAPTVTAFPKDGINDHVVGGADTVNPSQQGTKAAFWYRITVPAGGTTHVRLRLHRPQAASPWDDQAADRVLAARRRDADEFYAALGRDLDEERMRVLRQAAAGLVWSKQMYPYRVGRWLDGDPAGPPPPESHRHIRNAGWRHLDAFDVLAMPDPWEYPWFAAWDLAFHAIAWAHLDPAFAKYQLTVLLREWFQHPNGALPAYEWSFDDVNPPVHALAALRVFVIDGSTDTVFLERVFQKLLLNFTWWLNRQDPDGNNLFGGGFLGLDNISPVDRSHLPDGVRIEQADGTAWMAAYSLTMSILALLLAAENPVYDDMVVKFLEQFAMISEALKGSGLYDADDGFFYDRLIDAAGNSTPIKVQTLAGVIPVLATAGVPLDRVQRLATLRKAAARRLNASERDEGQFFPVRESGGVHRAVVSLVTPDQARRTLAHLLDEQAFLSPHGLRSLSRRHLEPYVMPGPPGAAIDYEPAESTTPMYGGNSNWRGPVWMPTNHLVVRSLLLYDELLGSEFTVEHPTGSGHQHTLREVAADLADRLVGIWLPDRSGRRPVFGGQPLLADDPAWKDNLLFYEYFHGDNGAGLGASHQTGWTALVVDLLLDPPSRARQVFGRRSSPDG
- a CDS encoding HdeD family acid-resistance protein, yielding MMVTSPIDELRSWTRAQVDTISKGWWVLLVSGVVSLVAGCLTFFIPWTVGDLVVFVGTLLVIRGAFTMFSIPVDGSLRTWSVVIGLVEIFVGIGVFVWPGPTLLVVALSIGWLLLFRGSSAIVGAISSRRYLPYWGVVLVMGIVEALVALYLLSRPDITLIAAVLAIGFAWMLYGALEIVAAIEVKKLPQRLNKASTTVAAATTDTPLHPVG